A genome region from Variovorax paradoxus includes the following:
- a CDS encoding metallophosphoesterase: protein MHGTRLADGVSRAVPEPIAPMPIRPLSALTALLHVYIALRLVPALAVLTPAWPLALVALAVSAFTIPLPFLSRRDGASPGTALKWIGLISMGWFSSMFVLTLVRDAALGLTWLAGVAGGVQVQWAALKPWSALAVLAMATATSAIGFLNARRTASVKRVEVPIRGLPQALEGFTIAQLSDIHVGPTIRNTYIQRIVDAVNRLGADAIAITGDLVDGTVAELREHIAPLAGLRARHGTFVVTGNHEYYAGAHAWIDELRRLGLKVLLNEHVVLQTRNVRGAQTDEELFESALVLAGVTDFTAGHFDAAHASDPHLALYDAPPLVHTRVLLAHQPRSAPVAAAAGYQLQLSGHTHGGQFFPWNLFVPMQQPFTAGLHRLHDMWIYVSRGTGYWGPPKRFGAPSEITLLTLVPARD from the coding sequence ATGCACGGCACGCGCCTTGCAGATGGCGTATCCCGGGCAGTGCCCGAACCCATTGCCCCGATGCCGATCCGTCCCTTGAGCGCCCTGACCGCGCTGTTGCACGTCTACATCGCGCTGCGCCTCGTGCCAGCGCTGGCCGTGCTCACGCCCGCCTGGCCGCTGGCGCTGGTTGCGCTGGCAGTGTCGGCGTTCACCATTCCGCTGCCGTTCCTCTCGCGCCGCGACGGCGCCTCGCCGGGCACCGCACTGAAATGGATCGGCCTGATCAGCATGGGCTGGTTTTCGTCGATGTTCGTGCTGACGCTGGTGCGCGATGCCGCCCTGGGCCTGACCTGGCTGGCCGGCGTCGCCGGTGGCGTGCAGGTGCAGTGGGCGGCACTGAAACCCTGGAGCGCGCTGGCGGTGCTTGCAATGGCCACCGCCACCTCGGCCATCGGCTTCCTGAATGCGCGCCGCACCGCCAGCGTGAAACGCGTCGAGGTGCCGATCCGCGGGCTGCCGCAGGCACTCGAGGGTTTCACGATCGCACAGCTCAGCGACATCCACGTCGGGCCGACCATCCGCAACACGTACATCCAGCGCATCGTCGACGCGGTCAACCGCCTGGGCGCGGACGCCATCGCGATCACCGGCGACCTCGTCGACGGCACCGTGGCCGAACTGCGCGAGCACATCGCGCCGCTGGCCGGGCTGCGCGCGCGGCATGGCACCTTCGTGGTCACCGGCAACCACGAGTACTACGCGGGCGCGCACGCCTGGATCGACGAGCTGCGCCGGCTCGGCCTGAAGGTGCTGCTCAACGAGCACGTGGTGCTGCAGACGCGCAACGTGCGCGGCGCGCAGACCGACGAGGAGCTGTTCGAGAGCGCGCTGGTGCTGGCGGGCGTGACCGACTTCACCGCGGGCCATTTCGACGCCGCCCACGCCAGCGATCCGCACCTGGCGCTGTACGACGCCCCGCCGCTGGTGCACACGCGCGTGCTGCTGGCGCACCAGCCGCGCAGCGCGCCGGTGGCGGCCGCTGCAGGCTACCAGCTGCAGCTGTCGGGCCACACGCACGGCGGCCAGTTCTTTCCGTGGAACCTGTTCGTGCCGATGCAGCAGCCTTTCACGGCGGGACTGCATCGCCTGCACGACATGTGGATCTACGTGAGCCGGGGCACGGGCTACTGGGGGCCGCCGAAGCGCTTCGGTGCGCCATCGGAAATCACGCTGCTGACGCTGGTTCCGGCGCGGGACTGA
- a CDS encoding acyloxyacyl hydrolase — translation MTKRINVSKVLRAAAVTAGLVVLGQAACAFEDNARGVYFDAGHAAHGEMGSTNSGTVGMIFPWWPGKPVQQGALTGYWDVFISNWHAPALGDGPRNYAQIGALYTWRYRFGQGSSPWYAEGGIGGSVMDHIYQTPDRSFSTAFQFTEVLGIGRSFGDNGAHELSLRVQHFSNAGIKKPNPGETFLKVRYTYRF, via the coding sequence ATGACAAAAAGAATCAATGTGTCCAAGGTCCTGCGCGCCGCCGCCGTGACGGCCGGCCTGGTCGTGTTGGGCCAGGCCGCCTGCGCCTTCGAAGACAACGCCCGCGGCGTCTACTTCGATGCCGGCCACGCGGCGCATGGCGAAATGGGCAGCACCAACTCCGGCACTGTCGGCATGATCTTTCCCTGGTGGCCCGGCAAGCCGGTGCAGCAGGGAGCGCTCACAGGCTACTGGGACGTCTTCATCAGCAACTGGCACGCGCCCGCGCTCGGCGACGGTCCGCGCAACTACGCGCAGATCGGCGCGCTCTACACCTGGCGGTACCGCTTCGGCCAGGGCAGTTCGCCGTGGTACGCCGAAGGCGGCATCGGCGGCAGCGTGATGGACCACATCTACCAGACGCCCGACCGCAGCTTCAGCACCGCATTCCAGTTCACCGAAGTGCTGGGCATCGGCCGCAGCTTCGGCGACAACGGCGCGCACGAACTGTCGCTGCGGGTGCAGCATTTCTCGAACGCCGGCATCAAGAAGCCGAACCCGGGCGAGACTTTCCTGAAGGTCCGCTACACGTACAGGTTCTGA
- a CDS encoding pirin family protein: MTHANHHANHPTDPVATPRGIDHIVAGVSTSDGDGVKLTRVLQQPLQKRLDPYLMLDAFGSDNPGDYIGGFPNHPHRGFETVTYMIAGRMRHRDSAGHEGLLQNGGVQWMTAGRGLVHSELPEQEEGLMEGFQLWLNLPAKDKMREPWYRDIQSGEIPEFTTVDGVHVRVIAGASHGIEGAVQREHTEPLYLDITLPPGAEFAQPLPDDRNVLVYVFRESVWIAGSEIPTRRMAILANEAGSDGVVLRAGATNHSPARALLIAGKPLHEPIAQYGPFVMNTQEQVKQAVHDFQNGKLR; this comes from the coding sequence ATGACCCACGCCAACCACCACGCCAACCACCCCACCGATCCCGTCGCCACGCCGCGCGGCATCGACCACATCGTGGCCGGTGTCTCCACCAGCGACGGAGACGGCGTCAAGCTCACCCGCGTGCTGCAGCAGCCGCTGCAGAAGCGGCTCGACCCCTACCTGATGCTCGATGCCTTCGGCAGCGACAACCCGGGCGACTACATCGGCGGTTTTCCCAACCATCCGCACCGCGGCTTCGAGACCGTCACTTACATGATCGCCGGGCGCATGCGCCACCGCGACAGCGCCGGCCACGAGGGCCTGCTGCAGAACGGCGGCGTGCAGTGGATGACCGCGGGCCGCGGCCTCGTGCACAGCGAATTGCCCGAGCAGGAGGAAGGCCTGATGGAAGGCTTCCAGCTGTGGCTCAACCTGCCCGCGAAGGACAAGATGCGCGAGCCCTGGTATCGCGACATCCAGAGCGGGGAGATCCCCGAATTCACCACCGTCGACGGCGTCCACGTGCGCGTGATCGCCGGTGCGAGCCACGGCATCGAGGGTGCGGTGCAGCGCGAGCACACCGAGCCGCTGTACCTCGACATCACGCTGCCGCCGGGGGCGGAGTTCGCGCAGCCGCTGCCGGACGACCGCAACGTGCTGGTCTACGTGTTCCGCGAGTCGGTATGGATCGCGGGCAGCGAGATTCCGACGCGCCGCATGGCCATCCTGGCCAACGAGGCCGGCAGCGACGGCGTGGTGCTGCGCGCGGGCGCGACCAACCACAGCCCGGCGCGTGCGCTGCTCATCGCCGGCAAGCCGCTGCACGAGCCCATCGCGCAGTACGGCCCCTTCGTGATGAACACGCAGGAGCAGGTGAAGCAGGCGGTGCACGACTTCCAGAACGGCAAGCTGCGCTGA
- a CDS encoding endonuclease/exonuclease/phosphatase family protein, with product MSSSPNPAATELPETTSLKVMTVNTHKGFTALNRKFILPELRDAVRTVGADVVFLQEVLGTHSRHSRRVDNWPEAPHYEFLADTMWPQFAYGRNAVYPKGHHGNAVLSKFPIVHFRNHDVSVSGPEKRGLLHCVLRLPGRTVDVHAICAHLGLAEAHRQQQLELLCHIVRDEVPADAPLIVAGDFNDWRGRAHDILEKGAALREVFVHATGRAARTFPARFPMLSLDRIYVRNAGVHAPVVLPRRPWSHLSDHAPLVANIDL from the coding sequence ATGTCTTCCTCGCCCAATCCTGCCGCAACCGAACTGCCCGAGACGACCTCATTGAAGGTCATGACGGTGAACACCCACAAGGGCTTCACTGCGCTCAACCGCAAGTTCATTCTGCCGGAGCTTCGCGACGCGGTACGCACCGTGGGCGCGGACGTGGTGTTCCTGCAGGAAGTGCTGGGAACCCATTCGCGCCACTCGCGCCGCGTCGACAACTGGCCCGAGGCGCCGCACTACGAATTCCTGGCCGACACCATGTGGCCGCAGTTCGCCTACGGGCGCAACGCGGTGTATCCGAAGGGCCACCACGGCAACGCGGTTCTGTCGAAATTCCCGATCGTGCATTTCCGCAACCACGACGTGTCGGTGAGCGGACCGGAGAAGCGCGGCCTGCTGCATTGCGTGCTGCGGCTGCCGGGGCGCACGGTCGACGTGCACGCGATCTGCGCGCACCTCGGCCTGGCCGAGGCGCACCGCCAGCAGCAGCTGGAGCTGCTGTGCCACATCGTGCGCGACGAGGTGCCGGCCGACGCGCCGCTCATCGTGGCGGGCGACTTCAACGACTGGCGCGGTCGCGCGCACGACATCCTCGAGAAAGGCGCCGCGCTGCGCGAGGTCTTCGTGCACGCCACCGGCCGCGCGGCCCGGACCTTTCCGGCCCGCTTTCCGATGCTGTCGCTCGACCGCATCTACGTGCGCAATGCCGGCGTGCATGCGCCGGTGGTGCTGCCGCGGCGCCCGTGGTCGCACCTGTCCGACCATGCGCCGCTGGTGGCCAACATCGATCTCTGA
- a CDS encoding polyhydroxyalkanoate granule-associated phasin yields the protein MLFPAPTLAQAGPLAQWFELALKTQEMLLSSGSVIRMRTERIARAGLAPSADDLAEFQLMGQEKLAAASESGLAMARQWQSSHLSLANRVLQQWLQSTSAFFSLAGSVTPAQAAAHSDALVQSAAGTVDAASRLPDIAARIANDGLEPIRAAATSNARRLADRGA from the coding sequence ATGCTGTTCCCTGCCCCCACCCTCGCCCAGGCCGGCCCACTCGCGCAGTGGTTCGAGCTGGCCCTCAAGACCCAGGAAATGCTGCTGTCCTCTGGCTCGGTGATCCGCATGCGCACGGAGCGCATCGCCCGCGCCGGGCTTGCGCCCAGCGCCGACGATCTCGCGGAATTCCAGCTGATGGGCCAGGAAAAGCTCGCCGCCGCCAGCGAATCCGGCCTGGCGATGGCCAGGCAGTGGCAAAGCAGCCATCTCTCGCTGGCCAACCGCGTGCTGCAGCAATGGCTGCAGAGCACCAGCGCGTTCTTTTCCCTGGCCGGCAGCGTGACGCCCGCGCAGGCGGCCGCGCACAGCGATGCCCTGGTGCAGTCGGCGGCGGGCACCGTGGATGCGGCGAGCCGGTTGCCCGACATCGCGGCGCGCATCGCGAACGACGGCCTCGAGCCGATCCGGGCGGCCGCCACGTCGAACGCGCGCCGGCTGGCCGACCGCGGCGCCTGA
- the clsB gene encoding cardiolipin synthase ClsB, with protein sequence MNNNHWVGGNRIELLENGEQFFPRVFDAIRNAKREAIVETFILFEDKVGLQLHEAMREAAQRGVKVDLMIDGFGSPDLSRQFIESLTSVGVKVRVFDPGARFMGQRLNVFRRMHRKIVVIDGERAFVGGINYSADHLLDFGPKAKQDYAVELRGPIVGEIHQFVLRAIALGGKGAGWFRRRLRLTPPVAQSHEGDVEALFVTRDNRRHTNDIERHYRAAIRSAKERIVIANAYFFPGYRLIKELRRAARRGVDVRLILQGEPDMPIVKTAASMLYHHLLHAGVRIYEYCERPLHGKVALMDDKWSTVGSSNLDPLSLSLNLEANVVVRDAAFNQVLWERMDHLMRHSCKQVEPADLASEWSGWRLVRSFFVFHAMRWYPALLGRLPKHVPRLTPAEATELANRRDTGVSNPTGGATQTEAA encoded by the coding sequence ATGAACAACAACCACTGGGTCGGCGGGAACCGCATCGAACTGCTGGAGAACGGCGAGCAGTTCTTCCCGCGCGTGTTCGACGCCATCCGCAACGCGAAACGCGAAGCTATCGTCGAGACCTTCATCCTGTTCGAGGACAAGGTCGGCCTGCAGCTGCACGAGGCCATGCGCGAGGCCGCGCAGCGCGGCGTGAAGGTCGACCTGATGATCGACGGCTTCGGCTCGCCCGACCTGTCGCGCCAGTTCATCGAGAGCCTCACTTCGGTGGGCGTGAAGGTGCGCGTGTTCGACCCCGGCGCGCGCTTCATGGGCCAACGGCTCAACGTGTTCCGCCGCATGCACCGCAAGATCGTGGTGATCGACGGTGAGCGCGCGTTCGTCGGCGGCATCAACTACTCGGCCGACCACCTGCTCGACTTCGGTCCGAAGGCGAAGCAGGACTACGCAGTGGAGCTGCGCGGGCCGATCGTGGGCGAGATCCACCAGTTCGTGCTGCGCGCGATCGCGCTCGGCGGCAAGGGCGCCGGCTGGTTCCGGCGGCGGCTGCGGCTCACGCCGCCCGTGGCGCAGAGCCATGAAGGCGATGTCGAGGCGTTGTTCGTCACGCGCGACAACCGCCGCCACACCAACGACATCGAGCGCCACTACCGCGCGGCGATCCGCTCGGCGAAGGAGCGCATCGTGATCGCCAATGCCTACTTCTTCCCGGGCTACCGGCTCATCAAGGAACTGCGCCGCGCGGCGCGCCGCGGCGTGGACGTGCGGCTGATATTGCAGGGCGAGCCCGACATGCCGATCGTGAAGACGGCCGCCAGCATGCTCTACCACCATCTGCTGCATGCGGGCGTGCGAATCTACGAGTACTGCGAGCGGCCGCTGCACGGCAAGGTCGCGCTGATGGACGACAAGTGGAGCACCGTGGGCTCGAGCAACCTCGACCCGCTGAGCCTGTCGCTCAACCTCGAAGCCAACGTCGTCGTGCGCGACGCTGCCTTCAACCAGGTGCTGTGGGAGCGCATGGACCACCTGATGCGCCATAGCTGCAAGCAGGTCGAGCCGGCCGATCTCGCGAGCGAATGGAGCGGCTGGCGCCTGGTGCGCAGCTTCTTCGTGTTCCACGCGATGCGCTGGTATCCCGCGCTGCTCGGGCGGCTGCCGAAGCACGTGCCGCGCCTGACGCCGGCCGAAGCGACCGAGCTCGCGAACCGGCGCGACACCGGCGTGAGCAACCCGACCGGCGGCGCGACCCAGACGGAAGCCGCCTGA
- a CDS encoding Spy/CpxP family protein refolding chaperone encodes MISLRQRIVWASLLGSAALASSGAFAQAPAAPTAAAPTAAVAQADNAAAPKAQHKRMDPAKRMERMQEHRAKRMAALKDKLKLNAGQEGAWSTFTSATQPPAGPRPRMDRAEFAKLTTPQRLERMQARQVERSAMFAKRADATKTFYATLTPDQQKTFDTETAHFGGPRGHRGHGEHGGPDGHRGAPAAPAKS; translated from the coding sequence ATGATCTCTCTTCGCCAACGCATCGTCTGGGCCAGCCTGCTCGGTTCGGCCGCCCTCGCCTCCTCGGGCGCTTTCGCTCAAGCGCCGGCCGCTCCTACCGCAGCCGCTCCCACCGCCGCGGTGGCCCAGGCCGACAACGCCGCCGCGCCCAAGGCGCAGCACAAGCGGATGGACCCCGCCAAGCGCATGGAGCGCATGCAGGAACACCGCGCCAAGCGCATGGCCGCGCTGAAGGACAAGCTCAAGCTGAACGCCGGCCAGGAAGGCGCATGGTCGACCTTCACCAGCGCGACGCAGCCGCCCGCCGGCCCGCGTCCCCGCATGGACCGCGCCGAGTTCGCCAAGCTGACCACGCCGCAGCGCCTGGAACGCATGCAGGCCCGCCAGGTCGAGCGCAGCGCCATGTTCGCCAAGCGCGCCGACGCCACGAAGACCTTCTACGCCACGCTGACGCCTGACCAGCAGAAGACCTTCGACACCGAGACGGCACACTTCGGCGGCCCGCGCGGTCACCGTGGCCATGGCGAGCACGGCGGTCCCGACGGCCACCGCGGCGCGCCGGCCGCACCCGCCAAGAGCTGA
- a CDS encoding lysylphosphatidylglycerol synthase domain-containing protein, which translates to MSATVLSRHARHTLWPWAKRGLVWGFFALIAWLLVRQARTIDWDEVLDAIVALPASTLLAAGVLVACSFALYSTYDLLGRHVTRHRLGTGTVMGVTFISYAFNLNLGSLVGGVAFRYRLYSRLGLGNQVITRVLGFSMLTNWLGYLVVAGAAFCFWPLALPPTWKIGNEGLRVLGAVLMCAALAYVVLCASASGRTWRVRGHSFSTPSLSMAMLQLAMSCANWSLIGGVIWFLLQGRVDYVHVLAVLLVAAVAGVITHVPAGLGVLEAVFVALLGHEVPEAQLLGALLAYRGLYYLLPLVVATLGYLFTEARARRLRTRTAR; encoded by the coding sequence ATGAGCGCGACGGTTCTCTCCCGTCATGCCCGCCACACCTTGTGGCCATGGGCGAAGCGCGGGCTGGTCTGGGGCTTCTTCGCGCTCATCGCATGGCTGCTGGTGCGCCAGGCGCGCACCATCGACTGGGACGAAGTGCTCGACGCGATCGTCGCGCTGCCCGCGTCTACCCTGCTGGCGGCCGGCGTGCTGGTGGCCTGCAGCTTTGCGCTCTACAGCACCTACGACCTTCTGGGGCGCCACGTCACGCGGCACCGCCTTGGCACCGGCACGGTGATGGGCGTGACCTTCATCAGCTATGCCTTCAACCTGAACCTCGGTTCGCTGGTCGGCGGCGTCGCGTTCCGCTACCGGCTCTATTCGCGGCTGGGGCTGGGCAACCAGGTCATCACGCGCGTGCTGGGCTTCAGCATGCTGACCAACTGGCTCGGCTACCTGGTGGTGGCCGGTGCGGCCTTCTGCTTCTGGCCGCTGGCACTGCCGCCGACCTGGAAGATCGGCAACGAAGGCCTGCGCGTGCTCGGCGCGGTGCTGATGTGCGCGGCGCTCGCCTACGTGGTGCTGTGCGCCTCGGCAAGCGGGCGCACATGGCGCGTGCGCGGGCATTCGTTCAGCACGCCCAGCCTGTCGATGGCGATGCTGCAGCTGGCGATGTCGTGCGCCAACTGGTCGCTGATCGGCGGCGTGATCTGGTTCCTGCTGCAGGGCCGGGTCGACTACGTGCACGTGCTCGCCGTGCTGCTGGTGGCCGCCGTGGCCGGTGTCATCACGCACGTGCCGGCGGGGCTCGGCGTGCTCGAGGCGGTGTTCGTCGCGCTGCTCGGTCACGAGGTGCCGGAGGCGCAGCTGCTCGGCGCGCTGCTGGCGTACCGAGGCCTCTATTACCTGCTGCCGCTGGTGGTGGCCACGCTCGGCTACCTGTTCACCGAGGCGCGCGCCAGGCGGCTGCGCACCCGGACCGCGCGCTGA
- a CDS encoding flavodoxin family protein — MPSTIRKGQAPDTLQRAEFHERFMQPFQDPAFKAEAEALARIEVVAWEAYQDGRKAPVTRKAGPGYADPDYDLSVDWLEAKARIDAAQAAWGDPQTRSRVLLVNGSPRNDGTCPGEVSKTWRLAGLAREVLEGSGIETDLLDLSLVTSEYGRQIHPCKGCVSTAMPLCHWPCSCYPNHSLRQTGDWMNEIYERWVAAHGVILLTPTHWYQATSPLKLMIDRLVCADGGNPDPSSTHGKKPEEAKAIELEGWGYPKHLDGRAYGVVVHGDVAGIESLRRNLCDWLDWMGLVDAGMQSRLDRYIGYYEPYATSHDDLDEDADVQEEVRNVARAVARAVGELRAGKLQSPDRGLKRPRAK; from the coding sequence ATGCCCTCCACGATCCGAAAAGGACAGGCGCCAGACACGCTGCAGCGCGCCGAGTTCCACGAACGCTTCATGCAGCCGTTCCAGGACCCGGCCTTCAAGGCCGAGGCCGAGGCGCTCGCGCGCATCGAGGTCGTGGCGTGGGAGGCCTACCAGGACGGCCGCAAGGCACCGGTCACCCGGAAGGCCGGCCCCGGCTATGCCGACCCCGACTACGACCTGTCGGTCGACTGGCTCGAAGCCAAGGCACGCATCGATGCGGCGCAGGCAGCGTGGGGCGATCCGCAGACGCGATCGCGCGTGCTGCTGGTCAACGGCTCGCCGCGCAACGACGGCACCTGCCCGGGCGAAGTCTCCAAGACCTGGCGCCTGGCCGGTCTCGCGCGCGAGGTGCTCGAGGGCAGCGGCATCGAGACCGACCTGCTCGACCTGAGCCTGGTCACATCGGAGTACGGGCGGCAGATCCATCCGTGCAAGGGCTGCGTGTCCACCGCGATGCCGCTGTGCCACTGGCCCTGCAGCTGCTACCCCAACCATTCGCTGCGCCAGACCGGCGACTGGATGAACGAGATCTACGAGCGCTGGGTGGCCGCGCACGGCGTGATCCTGCTCACGCCCACCCACTGGTACCAGGCCACGAGCCCGCTGAAGCTGATGATCGACCGGCTGGTGTGCGCGGACGGCGGCAATCCCGATCCGAGCAGCACGCACGGCAAGAAGCCGGAGGAGGCCAAGGCGATCGAGCTCGAGGGCTGGGGCTATCCCAAGCACCTCGACGGCCGCGCCTACGGCGTGGTGGTGCACGGCGACGTGGCCGGCATCGAGAGCCTGCGGCGCAACCTCTGCGACTGGCTCGACTGGATGGGTCTCGTCGACGCCGGCATGCAGTCGCGGCTGGACCGATACATCGGCTACTACGAGCCCTATGCCACGAGCCACGACGACCTCGACGAGGACGCCGACGTGCAGGAGGAAGTGCGCAACGTCGCGCGCGCGGTGGCCCGTGCCGTGGGCGAACTGCGCGCGGGCAAGCTGCAGTCGCCCGACCGCGGGCTCAAGCGGCCGCGGGCGAAGTAG
- a CDS encoding serine/threonine protein kinase, protein MKKQATFHAAVLAALLGTAGLATAQTTSVPAQPDPAVGGQASTMTPAGVANPTQRPDNSMPNSREAVKAEARAHNRSNATNMVPKGEATTTVNHQPNAMPQPTGEMSRAEVSQTGRKVKPQFGQKGERPEVVTNPTDKTGTPK, encoded by the coding sequence ATGAAGAAGCAAGCCACTTTCCACGCCGCCGTTCTTGCCGCATTGCTGGGCACGGCCGGCCTCGCCACCGCGCAGACCACCTCGGTTCCGGCACAGCCCGACCCCGCGGTCGGCGGCCAGGCCAGCACGATGACGCCCGCGGGTGTGGCCAATCCGACGCAGCGGCCCGACAACTCGATGCCCAACTCGCGCGAAGCCGTGAAGGCCGAGGCCCGCGCCCACAACCGCAGCAACGCCACCAACATGGTGCCCAAGGGCGAAGCCACGACCACCGTGAACCACCAGCCCAACGCGATGCCCCAACCCACGGGCGAGATGTCGCGCGCCGAAGTGAGCCAGACCGGCCGCAAGGTGAAGCCGCAGTTCGGCCAGAAGGGCGAACGTCCGGAAGTGGTGACGAACCCGACGGACAAGACCGGCACTCCGAAGTAA